GCCGGGCTGCCCGTTCTGTCAGTTGAATCGGATGCTCACTCACCTCTCCCGAAACTTCCGGAAATCCGGGTAAACCTTCATGCGATTGCTGATCGCCATCCGGATCTTCATCGATTAGTGAGGAGATTACATCGTCTAAATTATCATCTTCAAGTGCCATTCTGTTCTTTACTCTTTTGTTCTGTTAGAAAACGTATAGTAGTCCACATCATTTTTGGTAAACAAGTTCAATACACCGGCACTAACAAGGTTTACCAAAATCCTGGATGCCCTGTATGAGGTTTGGTTGATCAGGTTCGCAAAGTTGGAAACCGTAATTTCGCCATATTCATTCAGATAACGAAACAACATCTGTTCATTTTTTCCATATTCAAATGTCACCCCTTCAGAAGAATACTGCTGTTTGAGAACTTCTGTAACTTCATCGCTGGCAACTACACTGGAATCCCCGCGTCGTACATACACAAGGCGCTTTTTTTTGTTTTTATTATAAACCGGCTTTACTTCTGCTTCCGGCACATGAACAACCATTACATCAACGGGTCCGGCATGGACGAGTTCAATTTTAATTTCAGCTTCCGGAACGCAGAGGTCCTGGGCTGCTTTCATCAGCAGAAATTCTTCCTCAAAATACTCCCTGATGCCGGGAATCGTACCGTTATCATCAACCCCAACCAATATGGTACCGCCCTTGGTATTTGCAAATGCTGCAATTTCACGGGCAATTTTTTCAGCAGTTGGGATGGTACGTTTAAATTCAAGAAAGCGCCCCTCACCGGTTTGAACAAGGTTTTTCAGGTCTCCGGGGGTCATTCGGGAGATCGCTATTTCACCATTTGGTAACTTCATCAATATGTGATTTGGTGTTTAAGATCCCTTCACAATTTGAACGCACTGTGAAGAATCTCAAATCATCTTCTCTTCTTTGGGATTACGTGTCATGAGCTCATATAGTGCATCACTTGGGTCTACATTTTCAAACAGCACTTTATGGACAGCTTTTGTTATCGGCATTTCCACGTTATTCTTTTCCGCCCATTGGTTCACCGAATCAGTAGTTTTAACCCCTTCCGCAACCATATTCATTCCATCGACGATTTCATCCAGTTTTTTTCCTTTACCGATATTGAATCCAACAAAACGGTTCCGGCTGTGTTCACTTGTGCAGGTAACTATGAGGTCGCCCATGCCGGTTAGCCCTGCAAATGTATCCTGCGACGCCCCCATTGTGGCTCCCATGCGTTTCATTTCGTGCAGACCCCGGGTGATGAGCGCTGCTTTTGCATTATCACCAAGTTCGGCGCCGTCCACAATTCCTGCAGCAATAGCCATAATATTTTTAAGCGCCGCGCCGATCTCCACACCCACAATGTCGTGATTCAGGTAAACCCTGAACATAGGGGTCATAAACGTATCCTGTATAATACGCGCCACACGCTTTGAATTTGCCGCTGCAACCACGGTTGTGGGTTTAAACTTACTTACCTCTTCTGCATGGCTCGGTCCGCTCAGAACGCCAATCTGATCTTCAAGTGTCGTACCATCCAGAACACTTACAAGGATTTGTGTTGGGGTTAAAAAGGTATCTTTTTCAATCCCTTTAGAAACGGTGACAACAATTTCCTTGCCTGTCAGGTGAGGCTTCACTTCTTTAGCTACAGAACGCAATGCGTGTGTTGGGGTGGCAAACAGAACAAGGTCTGCATTCTCTACGGTTGCTTTTAACGAGCTCGAAGCCTGTACAGATTCAGGCAGCGATACATCGCTGATATAAGAGGGGTTTTTATGACTTTTGTTGATCTTTTCAACAATTCTTTCTTCTCTCGCCCATACAGTTACCGGAAATCCGCCGTGCCCCAGTACAACTGCAAGTGCGGTTCCAAAACTGCCCGCACCTATTATTCCAATCTTTTTCAAACTACTCCTTCTTCGTTTAGTCGCCCTTTTGATGGTTTAAACGATTCAATTCTGTTTTCATTACCGTTCATGAGCCGGTTTATGTTTCCTTTGTGTTTTATAATAATACCAAGTGCAATCACACTGCTAAAAATGATAATACTGCCATCGATATGCCAATCAAATCCGTATCGCAAAATCAATTGTGAAAAAGGGTATACAAACGCGCCGACTATAGAGGCAAGCGATACGTACCGGGTAGAAAACATAATGATTAAAAAGAGTGCCAGTGTAATGGATATCGATAAAGGTTCAATTCCATAAAGCATACCACAAGCTGTTGCAGCACCCTTGCCCCCGCTGAAATTTGCATACACCGGAAACATGTGCCCAATAACAGCAAAAACCCCACTGAGAATCAACACCATTGAGTTTATGTCCCAATTCTCATAAAGTACTAATGGCCCGCTTCCCACATGAAACGCCAGCTGGCTCACAAAAAGGGTGCAGAAGAGTCCTTTTCCAAAATCAAAGAGCAGCACGAGGGTTCCTGCCTTCCAGCCAAGAATTCTGAATGTGTTTGTAGCACCGGCATTTCCGCTACCGTGTTCGCGAATGTCCACATTCCGGACAAATTTACCGTACCAGAGCGAGCTGGGAATAGCCCCGATCAGGTAGCTGATAACAATAACAGTAAGTAGTGATATCATTGAAAGCGATTCCAAATAGATTTCAATTCAACTACATTATAAGAAATTGCCGAATGAATCGAGAGATAAGTTTTACATACCGACTCATTTCAAAACAAAAAAACCGACACCTAAATGTCGGTTCTTATTTGTGAAATTTTAAACAACTGCCTAAACGTGTCGTTCTGCGTGATAGGATGATCGAACGAGCGGCCCGCTCTCTACGTGTTCAAGACCAAGATTTTCGCCGATCTCTTTATATTCGGCAAACTGGTTGGGATGCACCCACTCCACTACCGGATGATGCATTTTGGTTGGCTGCATGTATTGGCCGATCGTAAGCACATCCACATTGTGATCCACACAATCCTGCATCAGTTCAATAACTTCTTCTCGGGTTTCACCCAAACCTACCATAATCCCGGTTTTTGTCCGCAACCCCTGGTCCTTACAGCGCTGCAGAAGCTCCAGAGAACGCTCATATTTCGCCTGAGGCCGCACGGATCGGTAAAGGCGGGGAACGGTCTCGAGATTGTGACTCAAAACGTCAGGCGGAGTATCAATCACGATTTGTAGTGCGTCATCCCACGCACCTCTGAAATCGGGAATCAGTGATTCTATGGTTACTCCCTCAATCATTTCGCGAAGCACTTTATGACACTCTGCAAATATCGGTGCACCGCCATCTTTTCTCTCATCGCGGTTTACAGAGGTAAGCACCACATGTTTCAGTTTCATTTTTGATGCGGCATCAGCCACACGCCGCGGCTCATCCCAGTCGAGACCCTGCACCGGACGCCCGGTTTTAATGGCACAGAAAGCGCACGAACGGGTGCATATATCACCCAGAATCATAAACGTAGCCGTTCCGGCACCCCAGCATTCGCCCATATTCGGGCAGCGGGCCTCAGAACAAACGGTATTCAGATTGTTCTTCCTGATGGTATCGGAAACTTCTTTAAACTTCTCTCCGGATGGAAGTTTTACACGGAGCCAGTCCGGACGTCTCTGCCCGGGTGTGGAATCTTCTAATACGTTTAATTCTTTAATCATTACGCTTCTTTTAAAATTTGATCAGAATGATATTCTTTCTACCTGAAGATAGTGTGAATTTTGGAAAGGTGTTACCCAACCGTGCCGACTGATTATCCGAGTTGAACATATTACCCGCTTACAGCCACCGAACCTGATAGTTTCTGTTTGAGATCGGAGAGTGTCTTTCCGGAAACGGCATGTGCACCAAATTGATTGGCAAAGTGAACTGCAATTCGCTCTTTTACTTCGGTTATATCCAACGACCGACCGGCTAACTCGGATAACCCGGAAACTTTCTTGTCTGATATGCCGCACGGTACGATGTGATCAAAGTAACTAAGATCCGTGGATACATTCAGAGCGAAACCATGCATGGTAACCCAGCGCGAGCAACGAATTCCCATTGCACAAATTTTTTGCTGACCTACCCACACTCCGGTCAAACCATCAATTCTTCCCGCTTTAATACCAAAATCACTGCAGGTTTTTATGATAACCTCTTCCAGGTAGCGCAGATATTTGTGCACATCCGTAAAATGTCTGTCCAGGTCCAAAATCGGGTAGCCGACAATCTGTCCCGGTCCGTGATAGGTAATATCTCCGCCCCGGTCGTTTTCTATAAATTCTGCTTCAATCTCATTCAGTTCAGCGGCACTTTTCAATAGGTGGCCCGCATCGCCGCTTTTCCCAAGCGTGTACACGTGGGGGTGTTCTACAAACAGAAGGGAATCGGAGACTGGTTTTCCCTCCTCAGGTGCAGCTCTGAACCGTAGTTTTTGATCGATCAGTTGCTTTTGCAGGCGGCGCTGCAGATCCCAGGCTTCACGATATGGTATTCTGCCGATATCGAATATTTCTACCGATTTACTCATGCCTGAAGATAAGGAAAAGGAAGCATAATGCCCATACGCACACTGCCCGTCAAAGCTCAACGGGCAGTGTTAAAGGTGAACGATCTTACCGGGCTGATTGCCAGGTATTTATCAGCGAAGTGTAAAGGTAATCGGCATGGTATATTGAACCCGAACCGGTCGGCCGCGCTGCATCCCCGGCGTAAATTGCGCATTTCTTATAACCCGAAGGGCTTCTTCATCACAACCTCCTCCGATTCCCCGAATGACCTGGGGGTTTTCTACTTCACCCTTCTCGTTGATGATAAACTGCACAATGACCCGCCCCTGAATGTTCGCACGAGCTGCAAGTTCGGGATAGCGGACTTCCTGCTGCAGTGCGGAAACACCGCCTTTCAGCTGCGGCATATCCTCGACGAAAACGAAGAAATCCTCTTCCGGTTCATCCGCATCTTCACGTTGTGGGGGCGGTGGTGGTGGTAGATGTCCGTCACTAAAGAGATTCAGCTCTGAATCGATCATGATTTCCACATCATCAATAATCACATCGTTGGGCACTGCAACCGGAACCGGCGGCCGCGGTGGGGGTGGTACCCTCTCCTGCTGCCGGGTCTGTATAATCTCCTCCATCTCAATAATTTCCTGCTCGTGAAAAACAATATCCTGCTGGCCTGATGGCTTGATCGTAATTTTTGTGAGTCCAATCAAAATCGCTAACGAAAGTATCAATCCAATTTGTAAAAAAATCGTGTAATACCTCCGGAGATCTACTTCCGGTCTTCTCTGATTAGTGAATCTGATTTCGTTATTTTTTGTTTCTTTTTTCATAGTTAACCTCCCGTCACCGTCTCCTTTTATCTCGGTGTTTTCTTTATTAGAAAGCTATAATAAAATTATGAAGGAGATATGTTTTTTGGTGCAGGATAGAATTGGAAAAGCGCTTTATCATCAGATAAAAAAAGTGCAGAATAGAATCTTGCAGCCGTTTTTTAATATGGCAATATACATTTTATAATATTAGCCAGTGCACTACAATCTAAAACGTTGAGTCTGCTAACGAGAATGGATGAAGTGTATTTCTGCCATATATTTATTCGCGCAAAGTTTCTCTGATTGTAGCAGATAGTATTCTTTTTATTCAGGACTTATCAGCGAGAATCTGTAAAAAAAGAGGTGGATTGATTTTCCATTGTGAGAGCACAGCTTCTTTATTAAGGGGGATGAGTGGTTTGATTGCCCTCTCAATTTTATAGAATTTCAATGCAGCCGGACACAAAAAAGGCAGGTTTTCACCCGCCTTTTTTCACAATTCATCCGCTATGTAAATCGGTTGATTATTTCTTCTTCGGCTTTGAACCAAGATGTACTCCTTCGCCATACGCTTCAGCTACAGCTTCCATTACCGCTTCGCTCATCGTGGGGTGAGGATGCACTGCGCTAATGATTTCGTGCCCGGTGGTCTCGAGATCCCGCGCAACCACTGCTTCTGCGATCAGTTCTGTAACGTGTGAACCGATCATGTGGCAGCCAAGCCATTCGCCATACTTCTTATCAAAAACGACTTTCACAAAGCCTTCTTCATGGCCAAGGCCTGCAGCTTTACCGCTGGCTGAAAATGGAAATTTTCCAACCATAATATCGTATCCCTCGTCTTTTGCCTGTTGTTCAGTATATCCAACAGATGCGACTTGCGGCTCACAATAGGTACAACCAGGAATGTTATCATACTTAATCGGGTGCGGGTTTTCACCAGCAAGCTGTTCAACAAGAACAGTCGCTTCATGTGATGCTTTGTGTGCCAGCCACGGCGCACCGATTACATCGCCAATTGCGTAAATATTATCTGCAGAAGTTTTGTAAGTGGATTTATCAACTTTAATAGCACCTTTCTCGTGCTCAACACCGGCTTCTTCCAGCCCGATATCCTCCACATTTCCGGTAACTCCTACGGCTGAGAGAACAACATCCACTTCGATCTCTTCTTTGCCATTTTTAGTCTTAATCGTAACCTTCGCTCCTTTCCCTTTCTTCTCAACTTTCTCAACAGTGCTTTCGGTAAAGATATTCACACCTTTTTTCTTGTAAATCTTGCCCAGCTCTTTGCCAACATCCTGGTCTTCTACAGGTACAAGTGTTTTCTGCAGCTCTACAAGCGTTACTTCCGTGCCGATAGAGTTATAGAAATAGGCAAACTCAACTCCGATGGCACCGGCACCGATAACCAGTAATTTCTTCGGCTGTTTTTCGAGCTGCATCGCTTTTTCTGAATCGATGATCAGCTTACCGTCAATCTCCAGGTTTGGAAGCTGCCGCGGCCGGGCTCCGGTTGCGATAATAAAATGTTTTGCTTTTATCGTCTCATTCTCTTTTCCTTTATCATCCTGCACCGCAAGTTCTTTGGCTGATTTAAACACGCCGGTTCCTCTCAGAACTTCGATGTTGTTCGCCTTCATAAGAAACTGAACGCCTTTACTCATCTTGTCGGCAACTTTTCGGCTTCTTTTGATCATTCCATCAAAATTCACTGAAAAATCTTTCACATCCACACCGTAGTCGGAGGCGTGGGTGATCGATTCAAAAACCTCAGCGGATCGCAGCAGTGCTTTGGTGGGAATACAGCCAATATTGAGGCAAACGCCGCCCAGTGATCGTTTCTCTACAACAGCGGTTTTAAATCCAAGCTGGGAGGCGCGTATTGCTGCTACATAGCCGCCGGGCCCGGTTCCAATTACACAAACGTCAAATTCTTTAGCCATCGGTTCGGTGATTTATAATAGTTGGTTTACGATTGGCAGACATTCGTTGCTGTTTGTCTGCGTGATTTTCTGATTTAGTCTTTCAAAATAAGAGATTTACATCAGATAAGTAAATCTGCAGGGTGATTAGAACAACCGTTTATTTGGCTCCCTTCTGCGGATGCTCGTCCCGCTTTTTTGAGTCCACCGGAAGGGCTACGGACGATCGTACATGAAGATCGCGCTGGGGAAATGGAATTTCGATATCCAGTTCATCAAACTTTTTCACAATCGCCTGGTGAAGCTCGTTCCTTAAAATATACCGGTCTTTCACATTCGAGATCCAGGCCCGAAGCTGCATATCCCAGGAAGAATCTCCAAATTCAATCAGATGCACCTGGTGCGCGGGGATTTTCATCACCCGCGGATGTTCCTCAGCTACCTCATTCAGCGCTTTCAAAACAATTTCCAGATCAGACGAATATGATACACCCACGTTGATATCGAGCCTGAAAGTAGGCTCGCCGTGGGAGTAGTTGATTACGTTATTCGATACAAACTCCGTATTCGGCACGATAATCGACACATTATTGAGCGTGCGGATTTTTGTTGATCGAATGTTGATCTCCGTTACATCACCTTCAATTCCTGCAACATCCACACGATCTCCAACACTGATCGGCCGCTCAAACATCACAATCAAACCAGAAATAAAGTTTGCCGTGATATTTTGCAGGCCAAAACCGATACCCACAGACAGAAGCCCGAAAATAACGGCGAGGCCGGTCAGATCAATCCCAACGAACTGGAAAGAGATCAGCACACCAATGGTAACGATCAGGTATTGTGAAACCCTGGCCAGCGTATATTGAAGGCCCGGATCGATCTCAAACCGATCGAGCACTTTGCCGTGCAGTACTTTTCTGACGAATGCTCCCAGGAACAGAAAAAATATCAGAAATACCAGGAATATCACCATCGACATAATGGTGACCGGCGTTTCCTGCAGCTCAAATAGGCGCATATTCAGGAAATCCTGCAACGCCGTCAGAAATTCATTCAATTCCATGGTCTGATATTAAAAAACTCCGGCCGTGATGACCGGAGATAATTCTGCTATTGTTCAGTGAAAAGTCACCGCACGTTTTGTGCCAATTATCGATCAACTTTCACATCCCAGATCTCTTCAGCATAATCGCGGATGGTTCTGTCGGATGAAAATTTACCAACACGTGCCGTGTTAAGCAGTGCTTTGCGGTTCCACTCTTTCTGATCTTTAAAGAGTTCATCCACTTCCCCCTGCTCCTTAACATACGCTTCGAAATCTGCCAGAACCAGGAAGTAATCCCCTTTTTCGAGCAGAGACTCAATGATCGGCTGGAAAAGTTCTTTATCGGAATTAAAGAATCCATCGCGAATCTGGTCAATCGCTTTCTTCAGTTCGGAGTTGGAGTTGTAATAATCCCACGGGTTATACCCTTCGCGGCGGAGAGTGTCTACATCATCCACGGTATTTCCGAAAATAAAGATGTTTTCATCGCCCACCTCTTCTTTAATTTCAACATTGGCGCCATCGAGTGTACCGATTGTGAGCGCTCCGTTGAGGGCAAATTTCATATTCCCGGTTCCGGATGCTTCCTTCCCGGCCGTTGAAATCTGCTCCGAAAGGTTTGCGGCAGGAATCATTTTCTCGGCCAGTGTTACGCTGTAGTTCTCCAGAAAGAGAAATTTGAGTTTATCGCCCACATCAGGATCGTTGTTGATCTTCTCTCCAACATCGTTCATAAGCTTGATAAACAACTTAGCGAGCGTATACCCGGGAGCAGCTTTTCCAGCCACCAAAATGGTCCGCGGAACGAAATCTCCATCGGAATTTTCCTTTATCCGGTTGTACTGTGTGATCGCATAGAGCGTAAGCATAAGCTGACGTTTGTATTCGTGAATCCGCTTAATCTGGATATCGAACATGGATTCCGTATTGATTTTCACATCCCGCTTATCTTCGATGTAATCGGCCATACGCTGCTTGTTGTTCTGTTTAATCTGAACAAACTTTTTCATGAACGATTTGTCATCTGCAAACTTCTCGATTTTTTTAAGCTGATCGAGATCGGTTACCCAACCCTCGCCGATTTCACCAGTAATCAGATCGGCCAGTTCACGGTTACACTGCCGCAACCAGCGCCGGGGTGTAATTCCGTTCGTCTTGTTTGTAAACCGTTCCGGGTAGATATCGTGAAAATCCCGGAAGAGTGTTTTCTTAATCAGGTCACTGTGTAGGGCGGCCACACCGTTAATTTTGTGTGATCCGACGATTCCAAGTGATGCCATGTGCACCACAGGATCCTCGCCTTCGCCCACGATAGAGAGCCGGCTGATCTTGCCGCGGTCATCACCAATATCGGCACTTACTTTCTGCAAAAATCTTCGGTTGATCTCATAAATAATTTGAAGGTGACGCGGCAGGAGATTTCTCATCAGTGATACGGGCCATTTCTCAAGCGCTTCGGGCATGAGCGTGTGATTAGTGTACGCCATGGTTTTTACGGTGATATCCCACGCTTTATCCCAGTCGAGGCCCTCTTCATCAATCAGAATGCGCATCAATTCCGGGATTGCCAGGTTTGGATGGGTATCGTTACACTGAATGGCAACCTTTTCAGGAAGTTTCGTCCAGTCATCTTCCGTTTTTTTGAACCGGCGGAGGATATCATTCATAGAAGCGGAAACCAGGAAAAACTCCTGCTTCAGCCGGAGCTCCTGCCCCACAAACATTTTATCGTTCGGGTAGAGCACCCTCGAAATATTTTCATTCAGCTGTGTATCCCGGACAGCATCGATATACTGACCCTGGTTAAAGCTCTTCAGGTCGATTGATGAGGATGATTCCGCTTTCCAGAGGCGCAGGTTATTCACCACATTGTTTTTAAAGCCTGGAACGGGCGTATCGTAAGCCACAGCTTTCACGGGGTGCGTATTCTCAAGTTTGAATCGAACATTCCCGTTTTCGTTCTGATAAGCTACCGAATCGCCATAGAAAGGAACGGTATACTGAATTTTTGGGCGGACAACATCCCACGGATTTCCGTATTGCAGCCAAAGGTCAGGCTTTTCAATCTGGAATCCATTCTCGATCGACTGATAAAAAATCCCGTAGTCGTATCGAATTCCGTAGCCGATAGCTGGAATGCCGAGCGTTGCCATCGAATCCAGGAAACAGGCCGCCAGCCTTCCCAGGCCGCCATTTCCGAGACCCGCATCCCATTCAGCATTACGGACCTTATCATAATCGAGGCCCATCTCTTCCATTGCCTCGGCAGCTTCATCCTGCATACCCAGGTTCACCAGCATGTTATCCAGAAGCCGGCCGATCAGGTACTCCATGGAAAGGTAATAAACCCTTTTTTTATCCTGTTTGTAGTAGCTCTGCTGAGTTTCAATCCATCGGTCGTGCAGACGGTCCATCACGCTGAGCACCACGCTCCGATAATTATCCCATCCTGTCGTTGAAAATTCGTCTTTGGCCAGTGTGTACCTCAGATGCTGCTTGATATCTTCTCTGAAAGAATCCGCATCCATTCCGCTACGTATGTTACTCTTCGTTTTTTTTGCCATAATTTGAAAATCCTAAAACTATTCGGTTTGTGTGATGTATTCTTTTAAACTTTATCTGCCATCCAATTAATAAACAGGCTTATACCGGCCTGCAGGTTTTTGGCTACTCTTTAACATAAATTCCATAATCGGGCTGAAACTTAGGGCGGGTCAGTTTACTCGCCAAACCCAGTTCATGAAACGATTCATAGGCATTAATTGCAACAAAATCTTGGTCAAAAATGCCAAAAACTGTAGAACCGCTACCGCTCATGGCTGCATAATCTGCACCAAAATCGAGCAGCTGATCTTTGATGTTCCCAACCATTTCGTGCTGCGGTATCACCGCCTGTTCCAGGTCGTTCTGCAGCAAGTACTGCCACTCTTCCAGCGGCTCTTCCAAAAGAACGCCTTTCAGCGAAAATCCGGGGTCGGGATTGGGAGCACAGTGCCGGTACGCTTCTGCCGTTGAACTTTCAAATCCGGGAAATACCGTTACGATCCAGGCGTCGGGCTGAATATCCGCAAAATCAATATCCTGACCAATCCCGCTGCCAATACCTGTTTTTCCGTATACAAAAAATGGAATGTCTGCGCCGAGATCTCTGCAAAGATCTACAATTTCATCATCCGATAATCCGGCATCTTCCATTTTATTGAGCATCCTGAAGGTCAGCGCCGCGTTACTGCTTCCGCCGCCCAATCCTGCCCCGGCGGGAATCTGCTTCGATACGGTAAAATGGTAGTTTCGCTTCAGTCCAACGTACGTATTAAAAGCGTTATAGGCCCGGGAAATCAAGTTGGTACCGTCAGTTGGAATGTCCGATCCGGTTATTGTTAATTCGTATTCATCAGAAATACGAACTTCAAAGCGATCGCTCCATTCAATAAATGCAAACCCGGTTTCTATCCTGTGATATCCGGTCGGGAGTTTTTCAAGTACATGAAGACCCAGGTTTATTTTTCCGTACGAATCAGCAATCCAGCGTTTATTGCTCATAGTTGCGTTCAGACCTAATCTTTGAATGTCAGTTTAAAAAAGAGAATGCTCAGCGCCAGTACCAGGGTGACTACGTTGGTTAGAATAATCGGTAAATCACCAATCATAATTCCATAGGTTAGCCACAACCCAACTCCCGTACAAAAAATCAGGTACATGCCGAGTGAGATATCTTTCGCAGATTTTGTTTTCCATGTTTTCATCACCTGCGGAAGAAAGGCAACGGTGGTACAAAACCCAGCCATCAGCCCGATAATTGTAAATGTCTCCATAAATTTTTCGGTTTTCTTTCAGTTAATTGTGTTGGATGAACCTACTCTTTTTCCCCGACATCTTCTTTCAGTTTCAGAAGATATTGATATGCTTCATCCCGGTCATTCGGTATTTCACCGTCAAATATTGCATTTTTGATTTTATCTTTCACTTTTCCAACGATTGGGCCGGGTTTCACATCAAAAACCTCCATAATATCTTCTCCTGAGATTGGATTGGTCCAGTTCCGGATTTTGTCTTTCTTTTCAACCGTTTTAATCTTCTTTTCCACGCGGTCGAAATTATTACGGTATTTTTGCACCCGCCACTCATTTTTACTGGTGATGTCGGCCCGACAAAGCGTCATCAGATCTTCAATATCATCGCCCGCTTCATAGATCAGCCTTCGCACGGCGCTGTCTGAAACCTCATCGGAAACGAGAGCGATAGGTCGCAGGTGGAGGCGCACCAGTTTCTGCACATATTTCATGCGGTCATCGAGCGGCAAACCAAGTCTGCGAAATATTTTTGGCGTCCATTTTGCACCCAGTGCATCGTGCCCGTGAAAGGTCCATCCCGCCGATTTTGAAAACCGTTTTGTAGGCGGCTTGGCGATATCGTGCATGATTGCAGCCCAGCGAAGCCAGAGATTATCACTTACCGCTGCAACATTATCGAGTACTTTCAGTGTGTGCCAGAAATTATCTTTATGGCGCTGACCGTTTTTCACATCAACTCCCTGCAGCTTCACCATCTCAGGGAAAAATTGCTCCAGGAGACCTGATTTTAGCAGAAGTTCGAATCCGTAGGAGGGTTTATGAGTCAGAACTATTTTATTCAGTTCCTCAATGATTCGCTCTTTGGAAATAATTGAAAGCCTGTGGGCCATTTTCTGGATGGCACTGAACGTTTCATCCTCTATTGTAAATTTTAGTTGAGCAGCGAATCGCACAGCGCGCATCATTCGGAGCGGGTCGTCCTCGAAGGTCTTCTCCGGGTCGATTGGTGTGCGGATGATCTTATTTTTCAGATCCTGCACTCCGTGAAAGGGATCCTGCAGCAGCCCGAATGTCTCTTCGTTCAGGCTCCACGACAGGGCGTTTATTGTAAGATCCCGGCGGAGCTGGTCATCTTTCAGCGTGCCGTTTTCAACAATTGGCTTGCGGGAATCGCGCCTGTAGC
The window above is part of the Rhodohalobacter sp. SW132 genome. Proteins encoded here:
- a CDS encoding energy transducer TonB produces the protein MKKETKNNEIRFTNQRRPEVDLRRYYTIFLQIGLILSLAILIGLTKITIKPSGQQDIVFHEQEIIEMEEIIQTRQQERVPPPPRPPVPVAVPNDVIIDDVEIMIDSELNLFSDGHLPPPPPPQREDADEPEEDFFVFVEDMPQLKGGVSALQQEVRYPELAARANIQGRVIVQFIINEKGEVENPQVIRGIGGGCDEEALRVIRNAQFTPGMQRGRPVRVQYTMPITFTLR
- the lipA gene encoding lipoyl synthase; translation: MIKELNVLEDSTPGQRRPDWLRVKLPSGEKFKEVSDTIRKNNLNTVCSEARCPNMGECWGAGTATFMILGDICTRSCAFCAIKTGRPVQGLDWDEPRRVADAASKMKLKHVVLTSVNRDERKDGGAPIFAECHKVLREMIEGVTIESLIPDFRGAWDDALQIVIDTPPDVLSHNLETVPRLYRSVRPQAKYERSLELLQRCKDQGLRTKTGIMVGLGETREEVIELMQDCVDHNVDVLTIGQYMQPTKMHHPVVEWVHPNQFAEYKEIGENLGLEHVESGPLVRSSYHAERHV
- a CDS encoding helix-turn-helix domain-containing protein, coding for MKLPNGEIAISRMTPGDLKNLVQTGEGRFLEFKRTIPTAEKIAREIAAFANTKGGTILVGVDDNGTIPGIREYFEEEFLLMKAAQDLCVPEAEIKIELVHAGPVDVMVVHVPEAEVKPVYNKNKKKRLVYVRRGDSSVVASDEVTEVLKQQYSSEGVTFEYGKNEQMLFRYLNEYGEITVSNFANLINQTSYRASRILVNLVSAGVLNLFTKNDVDYYTFSNRTKE
- a CDS encoding mechanosensitive ion channel family protein, coding for MELNEFLTALQDFLNMRLFELQETPVTIMSMVIFLVFLIFFLFLGAFVRKVLHGKVLDRFEIDPGLQYTLARVSQYLIVTIGVLISFQFVGIDLTGLAVIFGLLSVGIGFGLQNITANFISGLIVMFERPISVGDRVDVAGIEGDVTEINIRSTKIRTLNNVSIIVPNTEFVSNNVINYSHGEPTFRLDINVGVSYSSDLEIVLKALNEVAEEHPRVMKIPAHQVHLIEFGDSSWDMQLRAWISNVKDRYILRNELHQAIVKKFDELDIEIPFPQRDLHVRSSVALPVDSKKRDEHPQKGAK
- the lipB gene encoding lipoyl(octanoyl) transferase LipB — encoded protein: MSKSVEIFDIGRIPYREAWDLQRRLQKQLIDQKLRFRAAPEEGKPVSDSLLFVEHPHVYTLGKSGDAGHLLKSAAELNEIEAEFIENDRGGDITYHGPGQIVGYPILDLDRHFTDVHKYLRYLEEVIIKTCSDFGIKAGRIDGLTGVWVGQQKICAMGIRCSRWVTMHGFALNVSTDLSYFDHIVPCGISDKKVSGLSELAGRSLDITEVKERIAVHFANQFGAHAVSGKTLSDLKQKLSGSVAVSG
- the plsY gene encoding glycerol-3-phosphate 1-O-acyltransferase PlsY, with translation MISLLTVIVISYLIGAIPSSLWYGKFVRNVDIREHGSGNAGATNTFRILGWKAGTLVLLFDFGKGLFCTLFVSQLAFHVGSGPLVLYENWDINSMVLILSGVFAVIGHMFPVYANFSGGKGAATACGMLYGIEPLSISITLALFLIIMFSTRYVSLASIVGAFVYPFSQLILRYGFDWHIDGSIIIFSSVIALGIIIKHKGNINRLMNGNENRIESFKPSKGRLNEEGVV
- a CDS encoding NAD(P)H-dependent glycerol-3-phosphate dehydrogenase; the protein is MKKIGIIGAGSFGTALAVVLGHGGFPVTVWAREERIVEKINKSHKNPSYISDVSLPESVQASSSLKATVENADLVLFATPTHALRSVAKEVKPHLTGKEIVVTVSKGIEKDTFLTPTQILVSVLDGTTLEDQIGVLSGPSHAEEVSKFKPTTVVAAANSKRVARIIQDTFMTPMFRVYLNHDIVGVEIGAALKNIMAIAAGIVDGAELGDNAKAALITRGLHEMKRMGATMGASQDTFAGLTGMGDLIVTCTSEHSRNRFVGFNIGKGKKLDEIVDGMNMVAEGVKTTDSVNQWAEKNNVEMPITKAVHKVLFENVDPSDALYELMTRNPKEEKMI
- the lpdA gene encoding dihydrolipoyl dehydrogenase; this translates as MAKEFDVCVIGTGPGGYVAAIRASQLGFKTAVVEKRSLGGVCLNIGCIPTKALLRSAEVFESITHASDYGVDVKDFSVNFDGMIKRSRKVADKMSKGVQFLMKANNIEVLRGTGVFKSAKELAVQDDKGKENETIKAKHFIIATGARPRQLPNLEIDGKLIIDSEKAMQLEKQPKKLLVIGAGAIGVEFAYFYNSIGTEVTLVELQKTLVPVEDQDVGKELGKIYKKKGVNIFTESTVEKVEKKGKGAKVTIKTKNGKEEIEVDVVLSAVGVTGNVEDIGLEEAGVEHEKGAIKVDKSTYKTSADNIYAIGDVIGAPWLAHKASHEATVLVEQLAGENPHPIKYDNIPGCTYCEPQVASVGYTEQQAKDEGYDIMVGKFPFSASGKAAGLGHEEGFVKVVFDKKYGEWLGCHMIGSHVTELIAEAVVARDLETTGHEIISAVHPHPTMSEAVMEAVAEAYGEGVHLGSKPKKK